Part of the Imperialibacter roseus genome, AGAGGAATAGCGACTGGATGGCTGTGGTTTTTAATTTCTCCGGTTAAATGGCTAACTTAAAGCATACTAAAAGTCTGATCATGGCATCTCTCACCCTTCGCATCAACAACAAAGACTACCCTATGGAGGTCGATCCGCAAATGCCTCTCCTCTGGGCCATTCGTGACTTCGCTCAGTTGACAGGAACCAAATTTGGCTGCGGCATTTCGCAATGCGGCGCTTGCACCGTCCATATCGATGGCGAGCCGGTTCGTTCATGTGTTACGCCAGTCTCGGGCGCCACGGGGAAATCAATAACGACTATCGAAGGTTTGTCGGCTGATAACGACCATCCTGTTCAGCAAGCATGGCAGGAAGAGCAGGTGCCGCAGTGCGGGTATTGTCAGTCGGGCCAAATTATGACAGCTGCGGCCTTGCTGAGAAAGCATCCGCAGCCCAGTGAGGAGCAGGTCAGTGCTTATATGTCGCCCATCATTTGTCGCTGCGGCACTTACGTTCGCATAAAAAAGGCCGTTAGCAAGGCCATTGAAATCAACCAGAAAGCCTAGCCCATATGAAAACGATACCAACTAACACACAAGAAAGGTCAGGAAAGCTTCCCAGACGAGAGTTTCTAAGGCTAACTGCCGTTTCAGGAGCTTTTTTGGCAGTAGGCTGCTCGCCTGGGGTAGGTGGCGATTCCAAAATTACAACAATTGACCCTGCCGGGGGCTCCGACATATCCCTCAATCAGTTTGTTGTTATCAACACAAACGGGCGGGTGCTGCTTTACAACCATCGGCCAGAGATGGGGCAGGGTACGTTTCAGGCCATTCCTATGATACTGGCTGAGGAGCTGGAAGTGGATGTGGAGCAAATTGAAATATTGCCCTCGGCCGCTGATGAGAAAAGATATGGTAGCCAAATGGTCGTGGGAAGCAGGAGTATTCAGACAGAATATGCCAACCTCCGGAACATGGGAGCTGCCGCCCGTGAAATGCTGAAACAGGCGGCAGCTAACAGGTGGCAGGTGGAGGTGAGCGAATGCAAAGCCAGTCTGGGTGAGATCATCCATAACTCTGGCAAAAAGCTCACCTACGGAGAGCTGGTGGAGGAGGCTTCAAAACAGACGCCGCCGGAAAGCCCTCCGTTGAAAGCACCTGCTGACTTCAAGGTGATCGGGCAGTCTACAGCCCGAAGAGACATTCCGGTAAAGACAAATGGATCTGCTGTTTACGGACTTGATATTCAGGTGCCAGGAATGCTTTACGCCTCCGTGGAAAGGTCACCAGTGTTTTTGGGAAAGGTAATCAGCTTCAATGACGAAAAGGCTAAAGCGGTGCCGGGTGTAAAGGCGGTGGTGAAAACGCAAAGGAATGTATGGGGGCATACCAGAGAGGGTGTGGCCGTGGTGGCCGACAACTATTGGGCAGCGAACCAGGGAAGGAAAGCCCTCGAAGTCAAATGGGACTCCGGCGGTCTTGAGAACAACTCATCAGCTACTATCCTCAAGAAGTATAAAGTCGATGCCGCTAACGAGGGAGTTTCATTGGCGGAAGCTGGAAATGTGAGCAGCGTTGGTGGTGAAGGAAAAGTGGTGGAAGCGGCCTATGAAACGCCCTATCAGAGCCATGTTTGCATGGAACCAATGAATGCTACGGTGAGCATAAAGGATGGCAAAGCAGAGTTCTGGGGCTCAACGCAAAACCCAAACGGCATACGCTCACAACTGGCACGTCAGCTCAACATCGACCCTGAAAATGTAGCCATTAACTACACCTTTATGGGCGGCGGCTTTGGTCGAAGGTCAATGACTGATGTAGCGGAAGAAGCCGCTGATATTTCGTTGCAGGTAGGAGCGCCGGTTAAAGTGGTGTGGACCAGAGAGGACGACCTCACGCAGGGGCCTTTCCGGGCAGCGTCTTTGAATGTTTGCCGGGGAAAAGTGGCAGGCGGAAAAGTTGTGACGCTGGAGCATAAAGTGGTGGCTCAGGAAATCCAAAACCAGACTAGCGACAAAATGGAAGCTGGTCGGCAGCTCATGGGGGGCATCAATACAGAGTACGAGATTCCCAATTTCCGGATAAGTGGTGTGCTGCAGAAACACTATGTGCCGATTACCTATTGGCGGGCCGTGTATCACACCACCAACTGTTTTGCTCACGAGTCGTTTATCGACGAGTTGGCCATAGCCGCAGGAAAGGATCCGCTGGATTTCAGACTTGATATGCTTAAAAGCCACCCCCGATACACGAAGGTGCTACAAACTCTGGCAGAAAAAACTAACTGGTATGCGCCAAAGGAAGAAGGAGTCGGACGTGGAGTGTCTATTCTTGAGCGGTCAGGCGCATTTACCGGGATGGTCATTGAGGCGAAAAAGGAAAATGGAAAAGTGAAGCCGGTGAAAATCACCACCGTGGTGGATGTTGGCATCTGCGTCAATCCGGACACGGTACGGGCCCAAACCGAGGGCTCCATAGTGATGGGGTTAACGGCTACCTTCAAAAGCGGTATTAGGCTGGAGAACGGCGCAGTAGCGCAATCCAATTTCCACGACTACAACATGCTTGTTTTCGAAGAATGCCCACCTTGCGAAACCTACATCCTTCAAAATGAGGAAAAGCCCGAAGGCGCCGGTGAGTCCGGCCTGGCCAATGTGGCACCTTCGCTGTGCAATGCTATTTTTGATCTGACAGGGGTGAGGGTGAGGAAGTTGCCGCTGGATTTGGGGGCGATTGGGTAAAACTAATTCCTGGATAGTTAAATTGATTTGGGGGCCATCTATTCTGTGAGGTGTGGGGCAATTGCCTGACAAAAATGGTTGAAAAAGCCTGGCGGGGGAAACATTTCACTACTTTTGCCCCGTCAATCCGCTTTCAATGACCGATACCAAATCTTACTTCACCAACCTCACCTCTCTCCTTAGAAAAGAATGGCAGGAAGACCTGCAGCAGTACAAAGACAAAATTCTTTATACCGCTATTCCTGAGAAAAAGAAGTCAGGGGTTTGCTGGTATCCTGTGGTGGTGAACTCTCACCACATTGGTACAGGGGAGAAGCTTGTACTGGAGCTGGAAAAAACGACCGACCTTGAGCAAGCCCATATGTTCCAGGGTGGTGGCACGGTCAGTTTTTATGCAAACACCGGTGAAAAGGACAAGGGCAGTAGTGCCATCACGGGTGTGATTAAATATGTGCGCAAAAGTAAGATGGGTATCGTGCTGAACGACGATGACCTGCCTGATTGGATCAATGATGGCAAGCTGGGCATTGACCTGATGTTCGATGAAGCCTCCTACAGGGAGATGGAGCGAACACTTAAAGTGCTGGGTAAGCAGGAGGCAGGCAGACTGTTTGATCTATGTGAAATACTGCTGGGCAAAAAGTCGCCACAGCGGGAGCCAGCCTTTGCGCCAGTGCTACCCTCGTTAAACGCCATTCAGAATAAAGCCCTTGAAGTGATCATAGAGGCCAGGGATTTGGCCATCGTCCACGGCCCTCCGGGAACAGGCAAAACCACCACGCTCATTCAATCAGTTAAAGAAGTCGTGAAGCTGGAGAAGCAGGTGCTGGTGACAGCGCCGAGCAATGCTGCAGTCGACGTGATGGTAGAAAAGCTGGCGGAGGAAGGCATCAATGTACTTCGACTTGGCCACCCGGCCAGGGTAACCAACAGAGTAATAGAAAATAGCCTTGATGCCCGCATAGCGGCGCACGATAGCTTCAAGGAATTGCGGACTGTTCGCAAGAAGTACGAGGAGTACCGAAATGTGGCTTTTAAATACAAACGAAACTTTGGCCATGCGGAGCGCCAGCAGAGAAAGCTGTTGCTGCAGGAGGCTGGCCGCTTTAGGGACGAGGCCGACATGCTGGAGAACTACATCACCAGTTCGCTGCTCGACAATGCTCAGGTAATCGCCTGCACGCTGGTAGGTAGCAATCATTATCTCCTGAAGGATCGGGTGTTTAAAACTGTTTTCATTGATGAGGCCGGACAGGCCCTGGAGCCTGCTTGCTGGATTCCGATTTTGAAAGCGAACAGGGTGATTATGACTGGCGATCACCAGCAGCTGCCACCTACGGTAAAGTCGTTTGAGGCGGCCAAGGAAGGGCTGGAGAACACCCTTTTTCAAAAGAACGTTGGTTATCATTCGACTGATGTGATGCTGGAAGAACAGTATCGGATGAAGCCAGAGATCATGGCTTTTCCCAGTAAATTCTTCTACAACGATAAGTTGCAAGCTGCTCCTTCTGCCATTGAGAGAGAGGCCCTGCCCAATGTGGCCATTATGAAGTTCATCGATACAGCTGGTTGCGGCTATCAGGAGAAGGTAAATCCCGAATCGAGAAGTACCTATAACGAGGAGGAAGGCCGGTTGCTGATCGATCAGTTGCTTGCCAATATTGAAACCATGGGCGAAGAGTATGTGCTTTCGAACCAAATTACATTTGGCGTGATTGCGCCGTATAAGGCCCAGATTGAACTACTAAAAGAGGTTTTGCTGCAGAAGGGGCTAAGTAAGGAACTGTTGGACTTGATTGACGTGAACACCGTCGACTCCTTTCAGGGGCAGGAAAGAGACAGTATTTTTATTGGCTTCACCCGTTCCAATGAAGATGGTGAAATAGGCTTTCTGAAAGACATTCGCCGGACCAACGTAGCCATGACCAGGGCACGACGACAGCTTATCATGATCGGAGACTCTGCCACCCTCGGCTCTAACAATTTCTACAACCAGTTGGTGGAGCATTGTACGGCCACCGATGCGTACCAGAGCGCTTTTGAGTTGATTTACTCTTAGGCAACCTATCCCTTGATATTTTTCAGCGCTGCCACCGTCTCTCTCACCGCATCTTCATTGCTGGTAGGAACATAGTTGAAGAACTTTTCAAACTTGGCGCTGTCGAAGAAATAATCCGAAGCGAACTGATAGCTCATTTCATGAAGCTCTTTCATGATAGGCATGAAAATACCCAGGGCTTTTATTCCCCAACCGGGAAGCACCTGGCACTTGTCGGAAGTGCCCATGATGGTCGCAAATAGCTTTACCCACTCCTCGCCCGTCAACGCATTTTTGTCTGTGGGAAGGTTCCATATTTGATTAAACGCTGTTGGCGTATTACCCAGCATTGCAGTGCCTTTGGCTGCATCAGGACAATACGTCATCGAATGCTTGGCCTTAGCATTGCAAAACCACTGGGCTTTCTTTCCCCTGATGAGGTTGTCATACACCATGATCATCAGCATGCTGGTGCCTCGCATGGTGCTGAAGAAATCGCCGCTTCGAGCAATGATAGAGGGCACTTTTCCTTTGTCCATGGCAGCGAGCACCAGCCTGTCAACCTCGGCCCTTACTTCTCCTTTTTTGCTACATGGGCTTATCGGGCAGTCTTCCGTGATGTGGTGAATATGCTCTTTCCCGATGGCGTAAATATTATCGAAGAAAACCAGCTTGCTGCCATACTCTTCGCAGGCATCCAGCACATTCTTCATCAGCGGCGGCCAAACTGCTTTCCACACTTTAATGTCGTAGTTGAAGCCCACGGTGAGGTACACCACCTCGCTGCCTTTCACTGCTTCAAAAACATCGTCTCTCCTTGTCAGGTCTGCCGGATGAAGGACATCTTTTTCGTTGACCCTCTTTGGGTTACGGCTAACAAGCCTGATGTCTTTGGTGTATGAAGTAAGACTTTTGGCGAGCTCTGTGCCTATGGCCCCGTTGGCTCCGAGTATGGTTTGCATGGAAATTTGATTTACGTCAAAAGCTAATTCTTCGCTTTTTATAAACCAAGTGATCGTTTTGTTAACAGTCGTTATGCCGCTGAAACTTGATTAGTGCTAAATGGTCAAATGATGTTATTCATTGACCGCCCACTTTGTAGCTTTGAGAACGTAACATCATTTGACATGAAAAACTCTTTCTTTTTTCTACTGGCAGTCGTTGCACTTGGGGCGTGCCAACCGACTGGGCCAGGTGTATCCGACGAGGCCATAGTGATTCTGAATGCCCATGTGGTTGATGTCATGTCGGGCAATGTGGAAAGGGAGAAAGCCATTTTGATCGACAGTGGAAGAATTGTAAGTATTGGAGACGGCAGTGAGTTGTCGGCTTTGGTAGGAAGGAAAGATGTTTTTGATGCCGGGGGCAGGTATGTCATTCCCGGCCTTTGGGACATGCATGTGCACATTGAAGGCGAAGACCTTGTGGAGGATAACAGGGCACTGCTGCCACTGTACGTTGCTTATGGAATTACGACAGTGAGGGATTGCGCCAGCGATTTGGGAGAGCTGGTGCTTGCCTGGAGAGATTCTATCAACAATGACCAGCTATTTGGGCCACAGATTTTCACAGCCGGAAGGAAATTGGAAGGGATTAATTCCATTTGGAAAGGCGACCTCGAAATAGCCAATAAAGAGGAGCTGCAGCAAATGCTCGATAAGCTCGATGCATACAACGTCGACTTTGTGAAAATCACGGAAAATACGTTGCCCGGTGATCTGTTTTTGACAAGTGTGAAGGAAGCAAAAAAGCGAGGCTACAAAGTCACCGGACATGTTCCTTATGACCTGTCGGTAGAGGAACTGGCGACTGCGGGATTTTCTGCCATAGAGCACGCCAGCTACATGCTGAGGCTTGGCAGCGATGATAGTGCCATTGTGGACAGCATCAGGTCAGGAAAATTAGCAAGGACTGACGCTGGAGCGTTGTACAATAGCACGTTTAATCAGGATACTGCCTTTGCCGGGTATAAAATGCTTGCCAGGCAGGGTGTGGCAGTTACGCCGACGCTTATTGGCGGGAAGCAGCTTGCCTACCTCGACGAAAATGACCATCAAAACGACGATTACCTGAAGTACCTGACCACCAGATTTACTTCCAAATACCAATGGAGAATCGACAGAATGGCCGGCGAAACTTCTGAACAGAATCAGGCAAGAAAAGACCGCTACCAGCTTATTGCGGAGCAGTTGCCTTACCTGCACAAAGCGGGGGTTACGATTCTTGCAGGTAGCGATGCTGCCGCACTCAACACTTTCGTGTACCCGGCGCAGTCGCTTCACGAAGAGCTGGTGCTGTTTCAGGAGGCGGGACTTGAGCCACTGGCGATTTTACAAACTGCAACTGTTAATGGAGCGAAGTTTTTCAATGTGCAGGACAACCTGGGCAGCATCGCTCCCGGCATGCAGGCCGACCTGGTGATCCTTAACAGTAATCCGTTGGAAGACATCAGCGCCACGCAGGATATTTTTGCGGTTGTGAATGATGGAGAATACTTGAGCAGGGAAAAGCTGGACGAGCTACTTCGGCAGGCGCAGGTAATCAAAGACAAGCTCGACAAATAGAGAAAAACAGAATAGGCTTTGCCTGCCTAAACTATTTGCTCAGCTGTTCTTTTGCCTCGATCACTGAACCAACGAAACTAATTCTTCCCTGCCTGTTGCTTTCAAAAATGAAGTCTCGCAGCGCCTTGCTTTCGTATTTCGAAAAGTCGCCCACGATTGCCAGCCTTGCCCGGTAGTTGGAAAACTTTTGCAGCACCTCACCGGCCAGGCCGGTTCTCAGGTCAAAAAAGGCGGCTGCAATATTCTTCTCATGCCAAATGATATTATCGGCGCCCTGGTAAGAACAGTTCGCCAACACATCAAGAGCGTCTTGTGCATCCTTTATGGTCAGCTCATTGGAAATCACTTCCGCTATGTCGACTCCATTATGTTGGCTAATGACAACATCCATTCCTTCATTGAGTGTGAAGGTGCAATATAGCAATGTACCTTGTTTTCTCAGGCGCCCAATGCTTTCAGTGCTTCGTACACCAAAAAGCCTGGCCACACCATCGCTTTCAGAAATCCGACAACGCCCATCCAGAAGCCTGTAGCGTTGGAGATGTAGTAAATGACAGCACCGATAAATCCGAGGCCGTAAACAGCTCCATTGGGCCCATTTCTTTGCATAGATTCTTTCATGACATTAGTTGTTTAAACCACAGTTAATTTCATGAAAGTGCTATTATTAACCAATGATACTTGTCAGCAACAGTCTTTGGGCAATATGATAAATGACATGGTACTGTTCCTATTTCTAATCAATTGCCCGGCAGCCCCAGTAAAGCTCATCTATTGGCTTCAACAAACTGCGGCAGCAAAACCCTGTTCATAATCGCAAAAGGGAACTTGTCGTCGTCAGAGTTATATGCGCCGCCGGTAAAAGCAGCTACCAGTTTCAGTTCAGGGAACAGCATGAGGTATTGCCCACCGTTTCCTGTTGCGACGGTTTCTTTTTTCAGTTCATCGCCTATTTGGAACGGGATGCTCCACCACAGAAAACCGTAGTCCAGACCGGCAAGGTTGGTTTGCCTTTCTGTCGCTTGTTGTATCCAGCCGGCAGATACTATTTGCTGATCGCTCCAGGCACCATGGTTCATGACCAGCTGCCCGATTTTAGCAAAATCACGGGAAGTCATGTACAGCCGCTTGCCGGACGGAATTATATCCCGACCGGTGGTTGTGTGCCCCCACTGTACGTTTTCGATGCCCAGAGGAGCAAACAAATACTTTTCAGCGAATGCGTCGATAGACATGCCAGAGGCCTGACTCACTACCTCCGCCGCCAATACGACACCCATGCTACAGTAAAGAGCTGAATCACCAGGGTCTCGCACCATGGGCAAATCAAGGGTGTATTGTAACCAGTCTTTTTTCTTATACACTTTGTCCTCCTGGCCTTTCGAGGATTTATCCCAATCGTTACAATCGAGCCCAGTGCTCATGGTGAGCAGGTGGCGGATGGTGATTTGTTCTTTCCTGGCGTCGATGTTTTTCTGTGGCTCAGGGCTTTTCAAGTACTTGAAAATAGGATCGTCAACGCTTTCGATGAAGCCCTTGTCGATGGCAATACCAACCAAAAGTGAGCGGATGCTTTTTGTGGCAGAGCGCAGGTCGTGGGTTTGGTCAGCTTTGTGTTCTCCAAAGTATTCTTCAAGCACCAGCTTTCCATCTTTCACCAGCAGGATGCTGTGGACCTGATGATCCTCGTTGATCATCTTGTTGAAGAAACTAAATAGCAGCGTGGTATCTGCTATCGCCTGCAAAAGGTTTTCCGTCTCCCATCGGTCCGTTTGCTGAGGAGGCACTGCATATTGATACACCTTTTGTCCCACGGCAAAATGAGTGACGAGTAGCAGTCCAAGGGCAGGTAGTAGGTTCTTTCTCATAGGTTGACAGCCTGTTGACGAAGCAAGGACTCCCGGCCAAGGATTATCGTTGCAAATTACCCTATCTCGATATTGTACTTGCCGAGCAGGCCAGGCAATCCCGATACGGAAAACTTCGCCTTTTTTATCTTGTTAACTTCAGGATCCAGCGAATAATTGAAGGCAGTTCGGAAGTCTGCCTTTTCAAGCATGGTGTTACCAAATACAGCTCCAAGCAGGTCGCAGTTGTCGAACACGGCCAGCGATAAATCTGCGCCACTAAAATCAACTTCTTTCAGACCACAATTGACAAACCTTGTTTTCTTTAAATTCAGATTAAAGAACGAAGAAAGGTTAAGCTGACAATCGGTAAAACTCAGCGCCAACAAAAAAGGATTGACGTCTTCGAAATGAAGGCCCAGAAGCTTACAGCCCTTGAAGGTGGTGTCTTTGAAGGCCGTATTACCTAGCTTCGCCATGCTCAGGTCGCAATGCTCAAATACACATTCCATAAAATTGATATGCGAGAGATTGACGCCAGCAAAAAGGCAGTTGGAGAAGTGGCAGGCTTCATAATCGCTGCCCACTAACGGCGCTTCCGAAAAATTGACTCCTTTAAAATGCTTGTCTTCGACAAACCCTTTCGCCATTATCTTTTGTTCTTTAATTACCCGCAGGCTACTCCGTGTGCCGCTTCCCACTTTCACCTCACGAACTTAAAAAGAGCAGCAGGATTTTGCCCGGAAGCAGCCAACTTTTTGAGCCTTGTCAGGTGATTTTTTTTGAATAAAGCGAAAGCTGCTCGCCATTTACCTCAATGCGATCGCTAAACACAAGCCCGAGCTTTTGGACGAGTTGAATTGATGGCCGATTGTGATCCAGGATAATAGCGTGAATTTCTTTGTTTGTTGAAACGCTGAAGAAGTCGTTAAGAAATAGCGAAACGGCTTCAAAGGCATAGCCTTGTTTTTCAAACGCAGGAAGCAACGCAAACCCGATATCGGGCGACTGCAGGTAGTCTCGTTGGATGAGCGTTACTATACCGACCGGCTCTCCGGAGGTGACCAGTTCAATAACCCAGTAGTCAACAGCTGGGTTGCTTTCAATCTTACGGATGTAGGCGTCAGCGTCTTCCCGGCTTTTTACATTTCTTTCGCCTATGAACTCCAGCCAGCCAGGGGAGTTGACGAGTTCAATAATGAACAAAGCATGGGTTGTGTCTAGGGGAGAAAGTTGAATGCGTGGCATGTCATCCCAATTTAACCTTAAAACTGTTTTCTGTAAGCTATTGCTGTGACTTTAAAGAGCCGTTTTAGCATAGAGCAACTTTGCCCGTTGAAGGTCGACGTCGCCTCGCTCTGGGATATGAAGAAAAAACTTCAGTTGCCAGTCCTGCGTTTTCATTGCCTGCTTGCTCTCCGCCAACTCCCACGGAGGATAGACACGCATCCCGAGTTTTCCCCTTACCGGGGGTTGAGAGACAATCCGATGCTTTATCAGTGCTGCTTTCGGGAAAACAAATTGCCCAGAGTGATCTCCTTTTCTGGTGTTGATCACAAAAAAATCAAATGTGTCCGAAGCGCTAAATGGCTGGGTAGGGCCGTTGTCCACTCTTTTCCAGATAGTGACGAACTGACCCGTTTTTTTCGGCGTTTGCTTGGCGTCCCTGCCGATCACCACTAAGGAGTTGACCGTAAAAGTGCAAGCACCATACTCCTTACTCTCGTCTTCCATTTGCAGGTTTGAGAGATGAAGTAAGCACTCATCATACACTCGTTTCTTAATGTCTGAAAAAGAGTTGTTGTCGTGCTTTGATATTGTTTCTTGCAGTGTCATTTAGCCAGGTGTTCACTGTTAATTTTTCAAAGGGATGAAGTTTTCATCATTTCTCAAAGTTAAAGTATCAGGGACAAGATGAAGCGTCCTGACCGAAAGGACCCCTCCAATTTGTTTACGCCCAATGACTTACCCGGCGTGAGGAGTGATGACTACTTTGCCTTTTACACTTCCATTACCAATTCTTTGAAACGCTTCCGGCAGTTCCTCCAATGGATACACTTTGTCGATGATCGGTTTGACTTTGCCTTCCTCAAATAATTTGATGAAAGCACCCAGGGGCTTATTTGGTTGCTGTATAAGAATACTTAGTCGCTTTTCCTTTGTTGATACAAGGCCTCCCAATAAGCCCACCTGGAAAATGGTACCCAGGTGGCCTCCGATCATGGTATATACCCCGCCGGGTTTCAAGACCCTTTTGTAGTCCGATATCGACCGGGTGGCTATCACATCGACGATCAAATCATATTGCCTGTCTTGTTTAGTAAAGTCTTCTTTGGTGTGATCGATCACACGGCTCGCACCCAGCGATTGCAGCATAGCGTGTTTTTCTGTCAAATCCACCGCCGTTATGTGGGCGCCCAGGCTTTTAGCAATTTGGATGGCAAAAGTGCCCACTCCACCACCGGCGCCATTGATGAGGACACTATCACCAGCTTTTATGGTTCTTTTTTCCGTCAGAGCCTGGAGCGCCATGCCGCCGGCCTGAGGAATGGCAGCGGCTTCTTCAAATGTCATGGAAGCTGGTTTGATAGTCAGCTCCTCTTCTTTTGCGCAGGTGTATTCAGCAAAGCCGCCCCATTTACCGGCAGACAAGTCGCCAAAGACCTCGTCGCCAGGCTTGAACTTTGTGATTTGGGTGCCGGTTTCCACTACCACACCCGCCACATCGGCACCAAGGATGGGGAGTGTCGGCTTGCCCATGCCACTTAGCAACCGGTAGATACGTGGCTTGCCAGTGAGCCTGTCCCAGTCCCATGAATTGAGGGAGGCAGCATGTACTTTCACAAGCACCTCATCATCCTTTGGAATGGGCTTCCCGACGTCCTCCAGCCTAAGCACATCGGAAGCGCCGTATTGGGTATAAATCATCGCTTTCATTCTGAGGGAATTAGAATAACATTGCCTGTTTTCTGCCCCGTCTCCACATAGGTAAAAGCTTCAACCAGTTGCTCCAGCTTGTATTGTCTGTCAATGACAGGTTTCAATTTCCCTTCCTCCATCATTTGCCTGATAAATAGCAGACTCTCCTTTTTATCTAAAGGAATGGGAAACTTCACTTTCTTTTTGCCAAAGAGCGGCGTGAGAATCGAATAGAAAATATTTTCACCGTTGCGTCCAAGTTCCGAAGACATATAGACGCCCCCTGTTTTCAATAGGCGCTTGCATTTTCCAAAAGAGCTCTTGCCTACAGCGTCAAAAATGTGGTCAAACTGCTGATCAGTTTTTGTAAAGTCTTCCCTGGTGTAGTCGATCAGCTCGTCGGCACCAAGGTTCCTGACCAGGTCAAAGTCTTTGCCCTGGCACACTGCCGTCACTGTGGCACCGTGGTATTTGCATAATTGTACAGTGGCCGACCCTATAGCGCCCGATGCCCCATTTACCAATACATTCTGACCAGCCTGCAAATTGACTTTGCCAAGAAAATAGTAAGCGTAGTGTGGGCCTTCAATACACGCAGCGGCATCGGCGAAGCTGAAGTTGTCGGGGATGGTGCAAATGGCCTTGTCTGCCTGGAATGTTGTGTATTCAGCATGTGAGCTGAGCCCAAGGTCTTCAAAGGCAAACACTCTGTCGCCAGGTTGGAATGATTCAACAGCCTTACCTACTGCCACCACTTCGCCAGCTAAATCTGTGCCTGTGCTCTGCTTGCGTGGTTTGCTTAAACCTGTGACTAAGCGCATAAAAAACGGTTTGGCCCTGAGCATGGCGCAATCAGTCCGGTTGACCGTTGTCGCCATCACTTTTATCAGCACTTCATTGTCTTTGGCAGCGGGCTTCTCACGTTCCGTCAACTTCAGTATTTCAGGAGGGCCATAGTTGATCCAGTTGGCTGCTTTCATTTTGTGATGGTTTGCTTCATTGGCGTCTGCTCAGAATATACCGACATAAAGTTGATATGTGCCGCCAATTCTGATTTTCTCCACAGATGCTGACGATTCTACCTGGCTAGCTGCCAGATGCTGCATGATACATAATCTTGAGTATTTGCCTCAATGAGTACCAGATGCAGGCGAAAAATTACAAATTCAACACCATTAACTTAATACTAAATAGAATAACTTAAAAATAAGTTGACAAACTTAAAATTAAGTTGTAAGCTTGTCTTGCTGATTAACAAAACTCAAAGCAATGGTCACTTTAACTAAGGCAGAAGAGAAGATCATGATGATCCTCTGGGATATTGACAAAGGTTTTATCAAGGATATCCTTGATCAGTATCCCGACCCTAAGCCTCCTTACAATTCCGTTTCGACGATTGTGAGAGTGCTGGTGCAGAAAGAGATTGTAGGCTTTACGGCTTATGGCAATTCGCATCAGTACCATCCTCTGATTTCGAAGGAAGCCTACAGTAAGGGGCAGCTGTCGAGGCTGGTGAAGGATTATTACGACAATTCCCTGAGCCAGGTGGTCAACTTTTTTTCCGAAAGCAAAAA contains:
- a CDS encoding NAD(P)-dependent alcohol dehydrogenase, whose amino-acid sequence is MKAANWINYGPPEILKLTEREKPAAKDNEVLIKVMATTVNRTDCAMLRAKPFFMRLVTGLSKPRKQSTGTDLAGEVVAVGKAVESFQPGDRVFAFEDLGLSSHAEYTTFQADKAICTIPDNFSFADAAACIEGPHYAYYFLGKVNLQAGQNVLVNGASGAIGSATVQLCKYHGATVTAVCQGKDFDLVRNLGADELIDYTREDFTKTDQQFDHIFDAVGKSSFGKCKRLLKTGGVYMSSELGRNGENIFYSILTPLFGKKKVKFPIPLDKKESLLFIRQMMEEGKLKPVIDRQYKLEQLVEAFTYVETGQKTGNVILIPSE
- a CDS encoding BlaI/MecI/CopY family transcriptional regulator — protein: MVTLTKAEEKIMMILWDIDKGFIKDILDQYPDPKPPYNSVSTIVRVLVQKEIVGFTAYGNSHQYHPLISKEAYSKGQLSRLVKDYYDNSLSQVVNFFSESKKLDEKELDEAMKMLEDLKKKKNG